From Halomicrobium salinisoli, the proteins below share one genomic window:
- a CDS encoding FAD-dependent oxidoreductase, with protein sequence MVNEYDLVIVGGGISGASLLYTVAKFTDVESVALVEKEEEIAAINSHHTNNSQTLHFGDIETNYTLEKAEEVKEGAEMLAGYLEDVDPDREMHSKRSKMVLAVGEEEVAELEERYHENGFGDLFPKLEPIGREEIAEIEPKVVEGRDPGVEMMALQTPDGYVLDYGTISQSFVEAATEEDGVEVYTGTEAHSIRETPEGFTFDTDAGLFESDAAVVAAGSHSLQIAKEMGYGEDLSLLPVAGSFFLADDYLNGKVYTLQMKKLPFAAVHGDADVHDGSITRFGPTAKVVPTLERGRFNTISDFTDVFGFNLDSFLSYANILADRILLPYVVRNLVYDIPEIGKRAFLPNVQKVVPTADVDDISRAKGYGGVRPQIVDTSEKSLDMGEAKLTGDGVIFNITPSPGASTCLKNAMRDTHEIVEYLEDYEFDEEAFREATIDNFPRGDAGDAGEAEPAPAQDD encoded by the coding sequence ATGGTTAACGAATACGACCTCGTCATCGTCGGCGGAGGCATCAGCGGCGCGTCGCTCCTGTACACGGTCGCGAAGTTCACGGACGTCGAGAGCGTCGCGCTGGTGGAGAAAGAGGAGGAGATCGCGGCGATCAACTCCCATCACACGAACAACTCCCAGACGCTGCACTTCGGGGACATCGAGACGAACTACACCCTGGAGAAGGCCGAGGAGGTCAAGGAAGGCGCCGAGATGCTGGCGGGGTACTTAGAGGACGTCGACCCCGACCGCGAGATGCACAGCAAGCGCTCGAAGATGGTGCTCGCGGTCGGCGAGGAGGAGGTCGCCGAACTCGAGGAGCGCTACCACGAGAACGGCTTCGGCGACCTGTTCCCGAAGCTCGAACCGATCGGTCGCGAGGAGATCGCCGAGATCGAGCCCAAGGTCGTCGAGGGCCGCGACCCCGGCGTCGAGATGATGGCCCTGCAGACGCCGGACGGCTACGTCCTCGACTACGGGACGATCTCGCAGTCGTTCGTCGAGGCCGCCACGGAGGAGGACGGCGTCGAGGTCTACACCGGCACCGAGGCCCACTCGATCCGGGAGACCCCCGAGGGCTTCACCTTCGACACCGACGCGGGCCTGTTCGAGTCCGACGCCGCCGTCGTCGCGGCGGGTTCCCACAGCCTCCAGATCGCCAAGGAGATGGGCTACGGCGAGGACCTCTCCTTACTTCCGGTCGCGGGGAGCTTCTTCCTGGCCGACGACTACCTCAACGGCAAGGTCTACACCCTCCAGATGAAGAAGCTGCCCTTCGCGGCGGTCCACGGCGACGCCGACGTCCACGACGGGTCGATCACCCGGTTCGGGCCGACGGCGAAGGTCGTCCCGACGCTGGAGCGCGGTCGGTTCAACACGATTTCGGACTTCACGGACGTGTTCGGGTTCAACCTGGACTCGTTCCTCAGCTACGCCAACATCCTGGCCGACCGGATCCTGCTCCCGTACGTCGTCCGGAACCTGGTCTACGACATCCCGGAGATCGGCAAGCGCGCGTTCCTGCCGAACGTCCAGAAGGTCGTCCCGACGGCCGACGTCGACGACATCTCCCGCGCGAAGGGCTACGGCGGCGTCCGGCCCCAGATCGTCGACACGTCCGAGAAGTCCCTCGACATGGGCGAGGCCAAGCTCACCGGCGACGGCGTCATCTTCAACATCACTCCCTCGCCCGGCGCCTCGACCTGCCTGAAGAACGCCATGCGTGACACCCACGAGATCGTGGAATACCTCGAGGACTACGAGTTCGACGAGGAGGCGTTCCGCGAGGCCACCATCGACAACTTCCCGCGCGGCGACGCAGGCGACGCCGGCGAGGCCGAGCCCGCGCCCGCGCAGGACGACTGA
- a CDS encoding GNAT family N-acetyltransferase encodes MPGHAFLRGDRVTLRTVTDEDHAFLAEHWNRPTIRRYTHSHDPITEAELRESDGEFDVGALICRDGEPVGFAWAFDVNDVAGNGEIGYWIAAEERGQGYATEAVDLLCEWAFLDRQLEKLLARVFDGNDASMRVLEKVGFQREGCLREHYKVEGERVDAVLFGLLAEEWREEPPE; translated from the coding sequence ATGCCCGGCCACGCCTTCCTCCGCGGCGACCGCGTGACGCTGCGTACGGTCACCGACGAGGACCACGCCTTCCTCGCCGAGCACTGGAACCGGCCGACGATCCGCCGGTACACGCACAGCCACGACCCGATCACGGAGGCGGAGCTACGCGAATCCGACGGGGAGTTCGACGTCGGGGCGCTAATCTGCCGGGACGGGGAACCCGTGGGTTTCGCCTGGGCGTTCGACGTGAACGACGTGGCCGGCAACGGCGAGATCGGCTACTGGATCGCCGCCGAGGAGCGCGGCCAGGGCTACGCCACCGAGGCCGTCGACCTGCTCTGCGAGTGGGCCTTCCTCGATCGACAGCTGGAGAAGCTCCTCGCGCGTGTGTTCGACGGTAACGATGCCTCCATGCGCGTTCTGGAGAAGGTCGGCTTCCAGCGCGAGGGCTGCCTGCGTGAGCATTACAAGGTGGAAGGCGAGCGCGTCGACGCCGTCCTCTTCGGATTGCTGGCAGAGGAGTGGCGAGAGGAACCACCGGAATGA
- a CDS encoding ferredoxin: MKVEFDRDTCIGMFQCVAEWDAFEKDEDAGKAVLEDSEEESEGVFVREVPEDAELDAKFAARACPVEAITVYDDDGEQLVP, translated from the coding sequence ATGAAGGTCGAGTTCGATCGGGACACGTGCATCGGGATGTTCCAGTGCGTCGCGGAGTGGGACGCCTTCGAGAAGGACGAGGACGCGGGCAAGGCGGTTCTGGAAGACAGCGAGGAGGAGTCAGAGGGCGTGTTCGTCCGGGAGGTGCCGGAGGACGCGGAACTGGACGCGAAGTTCGCGGCGCGGGCCTGTCCCGTCGAGGCCATCACCGTCTACGACGACGACGGCGAGCAGCTGGTGCCCTGA
- a CDS encoding type IV pilin yields MSPVVGVVLVTAIVVALAALFATTALGFGDELREPAPTGSVAVEYVPSGEDNTDNRPYVTITYQSGDTADGDDIYVVDGDGNSVAWSDVWTGGPEVSAGEYIHVDGNQSDGALNDLCAAGQTYRVVFRDGGRSTTVLDWTVPRDPSLPSSSSSDDDGDGIPDWC; encoded by the coding sequence GTGTCCCCGGTCGTGGGCGTGGTACTCGTGACGGCCATCGTGGTCGCGCTGGCGGCCCTGTTCGCGACGACGGCGCTCGGATTCGGTGACGAGCTGCGGGAACCGGCCCCGACCGGCTCCGTCGCCGTCGAGTACGTCCCCAGCGGCGAGGACAACACCGACAACAGGCCGTACGTGACGATCACCTACCAGTCGGGGGACACCGCCGACGGGGACGACATCTACGTCGTCGACGGCGACGGCAACTCGGTCGCGTGGTCGGACGTCTGGACCGGCGGCCCGGAGGTGAGCGCCGGCGAGTACATCCACGTCGACGGCAACCAGAGCGACGGAGCGCTGAACGACCTCTGTGCGGCCGGGCAGACCTACCGCGTCGTCTTCCGGGACGGCGGTCGCTCGACCACCGTCCTCGACTGGACGGTCCCCCGCGACCCCTCGCTGCCGTCGAGTTCCTCCTCCGACGACGATGGCGACGGCATCCCCGACTGGTGCTGA
- a CDS encoding MATE family efflux transporter has translation MLREWPRRVIEGFPALLARAGLVDRAKATEALDLAAPVMVTGGLRILLRIADFAMVGLALGDAAIAGLELGFQYYFLGFGLSLAVTSGTISVVSRLQGADEPGRANLAVKQSLWLALLISLPLTAISWAYAEPMVALLTDDAAVVDLGATYLSIVMLSLAPRFWSMIAARALAGSADTRTPMYVRLVTLPTNVALNALLIFGLGPFPRLGIAGAAVGTAVANALAASVFFALLVSGRYAVTLPLSGRQVDLGLLTEIVRVALPLAGMRLFQTFGRFPFLFVLGILGTPVVAAFAVGRRVMLLAMMPAWGYSTAASTLVGQHVGAGDDADAGAYGWQTLRIALVTQLLIAAVLVAFARPITALFGTGHPDLAVDFVRAFALAVAGFSVSRTMRGSLRGAGDTRWPLYGSILGAYCYRLPVAFLALPASAVVTVPLVGVSVTPGLGWGLPTIFAAIVGDYYLKAAVNTGRFWTGGWRAVARASGVGADPDADD, from the coding sequence ATGCTCCGTGAGTGGCCGCGCCGGGTCATCGAGGGATTCCCCGCGCTGCTGGCGCGGGCCGGGCTGGTCGACCGGGCGAAGGCGACCGAGGCGCTGGACCTGGCGGCGCCGGTGATGGTGACCGGCGGACTCCGGATCCTGCTGCGCATCGCCGACTTCGCGATGGTCGGGCTGGCGCTGGGCGACGCCGCCATCGCCGGCCTGGAGCTGGGCTTCCAGTACTACTTCCTGGGCTTCGGCCTGTCGCTGGCGGTCACCTCGGGGACGATCAGCGTCGTCTCGCGGCTGCAGGGCGCCGACGAGCCCGGGCGGGCGAACCTCGCCGTCAAGCAGTCGCTGTGGCTGGCGCTGCTCATCTCGCTGCCGCTGACGGCGATCTCGTGGGCGTACGCCGAGCCGATGGTCGCGCTGCTGACCGACGACGCCGCCGTCGTCGACCTCGGCGCGACGTACCTCTCGATCGTGATGCTGTCGCTGGCGCCGCGGTTCTGGAGCATGATCGCCGCCCGCGCGCTGGCGGGCAGCGCGGACACGCGCACCCCGATGTACGTCCGGCTGGTCACGCTCCCGACCAACGTCGCCCTCAACGCCCTGCTCATCTTCGGGCTGGGACCGTTCCCCCGACTCGGCATCGCCGGCGCGGCCGTCGGGACCGCCGTCGCCAACGCGCTGGCGGCGTCGGTGTTCTTCGCGCTGCTCGTCTCGGGCCGGTACGCGGTGACCTTGCCGCTTTCCGGCCGCCAGGTCGACCTCGGCCTGCTGACCGAGATCGTCCGCGTCGCCCTGCCGCTCGCGGGGATGCGCCTGTTCCAGACGTTCGGTCGCTTCCCCTTCCTGTTCGTGCTGGGGATCCTCGGGACACCGGTGGTCGCCGCCTTCGCCGTCGGCCGGCGGGTGATGCTGCTGGCGATGATGCCCGCGTGGGGCTACTCGACGGCGGCGAGCACGCTCGTCGGCCAGCACGTCGGCGCCGGCGACGACGCCGACGCGGGCGCGTACGGCTGGCAGACGCTGCGGATCGCGCTCGTGACCCAGCTGCTGATCGCCGCCGTGCTGGTCGCCTTCGCCCGGCCGATCACCGCGCTGTTCGGCACCGGACACCCCGACCTCGCGGTCGACTTCGTCCGCGCCTTCGCGCTGGCCGTGGCCGGCTTCTCGGTCTCGCGGACCATGCGCGGGAGCCTGCGCGGCGCCGGCGACACGCGCTGGCCACTGTACGGCTCGATCCTCGGCGCCTACTGCTACCGCTTGCCGGTCGCCTTCCTCGCGCTCCCGGCGAGCGCCGTCGTGACCGTCCCCCTCGTCGGCGTCTCGGTGACGCCCGGGCTCGGCTGGGGCCTGCCCACGATCTTCGCGGCCATCGTCGGCGACTACTACCTCAAGGCCGCCGTCAACACCGGCCGCTTCTGGACCGGCGGCTGGCGCGCGGTCGCCCGCGCGTCGGGGGTGGGGGCGGATCCCGACGCCGACGACTGA
- a CDS encoding helix-turn-helix domain-containing protein: protein MDADPSPERFRELMLDDEPGLDEVMACVFGIQEHEVRTYESLLDNPESTVEELASELDRDRSNVNRSLTTLRDKGLASRRRRLLDGGGHVYQYSATPVDEAKDLMHETLDEWAAYVHERIDEFGAEFGPE, encoded by the coding sequence ATGGACGCCGACCCCTCCCCGGAGCGGTTCCGGGAACTGATGCTCGACGACGAACCCGGGCTCGACGAGGTGATGGCCTGCGTGTTCGGCATCCAGGAACACGAGGTGCGCACCTACGAGTCGCTGCTCGACAACCCCGAGAGCACCGTCGAGGAACTGGCGTCGGAGCTGGATCGGGACCGCTCGAACGTGAACCGGTCGCTGACGACGCTGCGGGACAAGGGGCTGGCCTCCCGCCGGCGCCGCCTGCTCGACGGCGGCGGCCACGTCTACCAGTACTCCGCCACGCCGGTCGACGAGGCCAAGGACCTCATGCACGAGACGCTCGACGAGTGGGCCGCGTACGTCCACGAGCGCATCGACGAGTTCGGAGCCGAATTCGGCCCCGAGTAG
- a CDS encoding DUF7089 family protein, which yields MFEERALDGEVDRVRERHAPDAVVLDCQRDFETLDPAVAEDLLLLTEDLDPLSYPDGWVPADAPEELHRFAGSDFTVGMPGDGGVAWTRQTDPAVVLVKPRLAGSPDDFVDFLIAEALVQVGLDLPEHFLGFFADRYPDFSRAVAGRLNPADTYQLAAAVFDAYVGLHSREVFADWDGDLPRLFDAWHDAGERLEPRLGDLSQEIALGQTDFAAAAELACSAIKHAVEPPAPFAALDTSAYREYGAEYALRWAEKTLDASD from the coding sequence ATGTTCGAGGAGCGGGCCCTCGACGGCGAGGTCGACCGCGTCCGCGAGCGCCACGCGCCCGACGCCGTGGTACTTGACTGCCAGCGGGACTTCGAGACGCTGGACCCCGCCGTCGCCGAGGACCTCCTCCTGCTGACCGAGGACCTCGACCCGCTGTCCTATCCCGACGGGTGGGTGCCCGCCGACGCGCCCGAGGAGTTGCACCGCTTCGCCGGATCGGACTTCACCGTCGGCATGCCCGGCGACGGCGGCGTCGCCTGGACCCGCCAGACCGACCCCGCCGTCGTCCTCGTCAAGCCGCGACTGGCGGGGTCGCCCGACGACTTCGTCGACTTCCTGATCGCCGAGGCGCTCGTCCAGGTCGGTCTGGACCTCCCGGAGCACTTCCTGGGCTTCTTCGCGGACCGCTATCCCGACTTCTCCCGGGCCGTCGCCGGCCGGCTGAATCCGGCCGACACCTACCAGCTGGCCGCCGCCGTCTTCGACGCCTACGTCGGCCTGCACTCCCGCGAGGTGTTCGCCGACTGGGACGGCGACCTGCCCCGCCTGTTCGACGCCTGGCACGACGCCGGCGAGCGCCTGGAACCCCGACTGGGCGACCTCTCCCAGGAGATCGCTCTCGGGCAGACCGACTTCGCCGCCGCCGCGGAACTGGCCTGCTCCGCGATCAAACATGCCGTCGAACCGCCCGCCCCCTTCGCCGCGCTGGACACCAGCGCGTATCGGGAGTACGGCGCCGAGTACGCCCTCCGGTGGGCCGAGAAGACGCTGGACGCGTCTGACTAG
- a CDS encoding ATP-dependent DNA helicase yields MDVADLPGVPDWLPDHLRDQGIEELYPPQGEAVEAGVTRGENLVASIPTASGKTLIAELAMLSAIENGGKALYIVPLRALASEKQAEFEQFEEYGIDVGVSTGNYESDGGWLASKDVVVATSEKVDSLVRNDAPWLEDLSCVVADEVHLVDDGERGPTLEVTLAKLRRINPGLQTVALSATIGNADELAGWLDAELVDSDWRPIELQKGVHYGQALHLEDGEQSELPVRNDEKPTAAVVRDTLQDGGSTLVFVNSRRNAEAAARRLAQTTRKELTDEEADRLEDIAAEIRDVSDTETSDDLAEAVEGGAAFHHAGLAPDHRELVEEAFRDRLIKVVSATPTLAAGVNTPARRVVVRDWRRYDGSAGGMTPLSVLEVHQMMGRAGRPGLDPYGEAVLIASSHDELDELFERYVWADPEPVRSKLAAEPALRTHLLATVASGFARSREGLLEFLERTLYAEQTPDRDELERKVDRMLEYLQRNDFLEHDGDELSATSLGHTVSRLYLDPMSAAEIVDGLRHWEKHAAQDQSEDESGQPAAEPEGFTTASDLADGGDDADSDEPTPEPTALGLYHLVCRTPDMYELYLRSGDRERYEEEAYKREAEFLGPMPSEYEDSRWESWLSALKTARLLEDWAGEVDEDAITERYGVGPGDIRGKVETAEWLLGAAESLASELGLETAPAVRKARTRVEHGVREELVDLAGVRGVGRKRARRLFDAGIETRADLRDADKSVVLAALRGREKTAENVLENAGHRDPSMEEVEPADDVGGDGNNGRDGDTDGAVEAAAENDDQSSLGDF; encoded by the coding sequence ATGGACGTCGCGGACTTGCCGGGCGTGCCCGACTGGTTGCCGGACCACCTGCGCGACCAGGGCATCGAGGAACTGTACCCCCCGCAGGGTGAGGCCGTCGAGGCCGGCGTCACGCGGGGCGAGAACCTGGTGGCGAGCATCCCCACGGCCAGCGGGAAGACCCTCATCGCCGAACTGGCGATGCTCTCCGCGATCGAGAACGGCGGGAAGGCCCTCTACATCGTCCCGCTGCGGGCGCTGGCCAGCGAGAAGCAGGCGGAGTTCGAGCAGTTCGAGGAGTACGGGATCGACGTCGGCGTCTCGACGGGCAACTACGAGTCCGACGGGGGCTGGCTCGCATCGAAGGACGTCGTCGTCGCGACCAGCGAGAAGGTGGACTCGCTGGTGCGCAACGACGCGCCGTGGCTGGAGGACCTCTCCTGCGTCGTCGCCGACGAGGTCCACCTCGTGGACGACGGCGAGCGCGGCCCGACGCTTGAGGTCACCCTGGCGAAGCTCCGGCGGATCAACCCGGGCCTCCAGACGGTGGCCCTCTCCGCGACAATCGGCAACGCCGACGAACTGGCGGGGTGGCTCGACGCCGAACTGGTCGACTCCGACTGGCGGCCCATCGAGCTCCAGAAGGGCGTCCACTACGGGCAGGCGCTGCACCTGGAGGACGGCGAGCAGTCCGAGTTGCCCGTCCGTAACGACGAGAAGCCCACCGCGGCGGTCGTCCGCGACACGCTGCAGGACGGCGGGTCGACGCTCGTGTTCGTCAACTCCCGGCGGAACGCCGAGGCGGCGGCCCGGCGGCTGGCGCAGACGACGCGGAAGGAACTCACCGACGAGGAAGCGGACCGACTCGAAGACATCGCCGCCGAGATCCGCGACGTCAGCGACACCGAGACCAGCGACGACCTCGCGGAGGCGGTCGAGGGCGGCGCGGCCTTCCACCACGCCGGCCTCGCGCCGGACCACCGCGAGCTCGTCGAGGAGGCGTTCCGCGACCGCCTCATCAAGGTCGTCAGCGCGACGCCCACCCTCGCGGCGGGGGTCAACACGCCCGCTCGCCGCGTCGTGGTCCGCGACTGGCGCCGCTACGACGGCAGCGCCGGCGGGATGACCCCGCTGTCCGTGCTGGAGGTCCACCAGATGATGGGCCGCGCCGGACGGCCCGGGCTGGACCCCTACGGCGAGGCCGTGCTGATCGCCTCCAGCCACGACGAACTCGACGAGCTGTTCGAGCGGTACGTCTGGGCCGACCCCGAGCCCGTCCGGTCGAAGCTCGCCGCCGAGCCCGCGCTGCGGACCCACCTGCTCGCCACCGTCGCCAGCGGGTTCGCCCGCTCGCGCGAGGGGCTGCTGGAGTTCCTCGAACGGACGCTGTACGCTGAGCAGACGCCCGATCGCGACGAACTGGAACGGAAGGTCGACAGGATGCTCGAGTATCTCCAGCGCAACGACTTCCTCGAACACGACGGCGACGAACTCTCCGCTACCTCACTGGGCCACACCGTCTCGCGGCTCTACCTCGACCCGATGAGCGCGGCGGAGATCGTGGACGGCCTCAGGCACTGGGAAAAACACGCCGCACAGGACCAGTCGGAGGACGAGAGCGGCCAGCCGGCCGCCGAGCCCGAGGGCTTCACCACCGCCAGCGACCTCGCTGACGGCGGGGACGACGCGGACAGCGACGAACCGACGCCGGAGCCCACTGCGCTGGGCCTCTACCACCTCGTCTGCCGCACGCCGGACATGTACGAGCTGTACCTCCGCTCCGGCGACCGCGAGCGCTACGAGGAGGAGGCCTACAAGCGCGAGGCGGAGTTCCTCGGCCCGATGCCCTCCGAGTACGAGGACAGCCGCTGGGAGAGCTGGCTGTCGGCGCTCAAAACGGCGCGCCTGCTGGAGGACTGGGCCGGCGAGGTCGACGAGGACGCGATCACCGAGCGCTACGGCGTCGGGCCGGGCGACATCCGCGGCAAGGTCGAGACCGCCGAGTGGCTGCTGGGCGCCGCCGAGTCGCTGGCCAGCGAACTCGGCCTCGAGACGGCGCCGGCGGTCCGCAAGGCCCGCACCCGCGTCGAGCACGGCGTCCGGGAGGAACTGGTCGACCTCGCGGGCGTCCGCGGCGTCGGCCGCAAGCGCGCCCGCCGGCTGTTCGACGCCGGCATCGAGACCCGCGCGGACCTCCGGGACGCCGACAAGTCCGTCGTCCTCGCCGCCCTCAGGGGCCGCGAGAAGACCGCCGAGAACGTCCTGGAGAACGCCGGCCACCGCGACCCCTCGATGGAGGAGGTCGAGCCGGCCGACGACGTCGGCGGCGACGGGAACAACGGCCGTGACGGCGACACCGACGGCGCGGTCGAAGCGGCCGCCGAGAACGACGACCAGTCCAGCCTGGGTGACTTCTGA
- a CDS encoding plastocyanin/azurin family copper-binding protein, translated as MRRRDLLRRGALAAGATVVGSLAGCLGGDGEAELDREENEVLVGPRDSLAFRPETLTVSAGTTVTWSFESRNHNVACDPGELARTASPEGADPFTSYEDGDTYETEAVGATFEHAFEEPGTYDYVCVPHVTSDMTGTIEVEAGD; from the coding sequence ATGCGACGACGCGACCTGCTCCGGCGCGGGGCACTGGCGGCGGGGGCGACGGTCGTCGGGAGCCTCGCGGGGTGTCTCGGCGGGGACGGCGAGGCCGAACTCGACCGCGAGGAGAACGAGGTGCTCGTCGGCCCGCGGGACAGCCTCGCCTTCCGGCCGGAGACGCTGACCGTCTCGGCCGGGACGACCGTCACGTGGTCCTTCGAGAGCCGCAACCACAACGTGGCCTGCGACCCGGGCGAACTCGCGCGGACGGCGTCGCCCGAGGGCGCCGATCCCTTCACGTCCTACGAGGACGGCGACACCTACGAGACGGAGGCCGTCGGCGCGACCTTCGAGCACGCCTTCGAGGAGCCCGGGACCTACGACTACGTCTGCGTCCCCCACGTCACCAGCGACATGACGGGGACCATCGAGGTGGAAGCGGGAGACTGA
- a CDS encoding phosphopantetheine adenylyltransferase: protein MHVAVAGTFGPVHDGHRELFRTALEWGDEGVIVAVTSDALARGPRTRPVPSIDERMRRVREEVEAIDEWDRAVEFRTLRDEHGIASSDPDLDALVSSPETAHELADINEHRRDRGLEPIRGIVAPYVMAEDGERISSTRIVAGEIDEHGAVLE from the coding sequence ATGCACGTCGCAGTCGCCGGCACGTTCGGCCCCGTCCACGACGGCCACCGGGAGCTGTTCAGGACCGCGCTGGAGTGGGGCGACGAGGGCGTCATCGTCGCGGTGACGAGCGACGCGCTCGCCAGGGGTCCGCGCACGCGGCCGGTCCCGTCCATCGACGAGCGGATGCGGCGGGTCCGCGAGGAGGTCGAGGCCATCGACGAGTGGGACCGCGCGGTCGAGTTCCGGACCCTCCGCGACGAGCACGGCATCGCCTCGTCGGACCCGGACCTGGACGCGCTGGTCTCCTCGCCGGAGACGGCTCACGAACTGGCGGACATCAACGAGCACCGCCGCGACCGGGGGCTCGAACCGATCCGCGGCATCGTCGCGCCGTACGTGATGGCCGAGGACGGCGAACGGATCTCCTCGACCCGGATCGTCGCCGGCGAGATCGACGAGCACGGGGCCGTTCTCGAGTAG
- a CDS encoding ORC1-type DNA replication protein — MSDDPEEGMLSWDESVFRDEHVFEIDYVPETFKHRETQMENLKYALRPAVRGSRPLNVIARGPPGTGKTTATQILFDELTAQTDVQAVRVNCQVDSTRYSVFSRLFAEIFEYEPPSSGISFKKLFSQITDRLVDREEVLVVALDDVNYLFYESEASDTLYSLLRAHEAHSGAKIGVICISSDLDLDVIDALDTRVQSVFRPEEIYFNKYDQGEIVDILRERVDRGFHEGVVDAPVLDRVAELTEEQGGDLRVGIDLLRRAGMNAEMRASRSVELEDVEAAYDKSKYVHLSRRLQELSDSESALVGVVAEHEGETAGDIYEAFNDRTDLGYTRYSEIVNKLDQLGIVEATYTDVDGRGRSRELTLQYDADAVLDRLAEE; from the coding sequence ATGAGCGACGATCCCGAGGAGGGTATGCTCTCCTGGGACGAGTCCGTCTTCCGGGACGAGCACGTCTTCGAGATCGACTACGTCCCGGAGACGTTCAAACACCGCGAGACCCAGATGGAGAACCTGAAGTACGCGCTCAGGCCAGCCGTCCGGGGCTCGCGCCCGCTGAACGTCATCGCCCGCGGCCCGCCCGGCACGGGCAAGACCACGGCCACGCAGATCCTCTTCGACGAGCTGACGGCCCAGACCGACGTCCAGGCCGTCCGGGTCAACTGCCAGGTCGACTCGACGCGGTACTCCGTGTTCTCGCGGCTGTTCGCCGAGATCTTCGAGTACGAGCCGCCCTCCTCCGGGATCTCCTTCAAGAAGCTGTTCTCCCAGATCACCGACCGCCTCGTGGATCGGGAAGAGGTGCTGGTGGTCGCGCTGGACGACGTCAACTACCTCTTCTACGAGTCTGAGGCCTCCGACACCCTCTATTCGCTGCTGCGCGCCCACGAGGCCCACTCCGGCGCCAAGATCGGCGTCATCTGCATCTCCTCGGACCTCGACCTGGACGTCATCGACGCGCTGGACACGCGCGTCCAGAGCGTCTTCCGTCCCGAGGAGATCTACTTCAACAAGTACGACCAGGGCGAGATCGTCGACATCCTCCGGGAGCGGGTCGACCGGGGGTTCCACGAGGGCGTCGTCGACGCGCCCGTCCTCGACCGCGTCGCCGAACTCACCGAGGAGCAGGGCGGCGACCTCCGCGTCGGCATCGACCTGCTGCGGCGGGCCGGCATGAACGCCGAGATGCGCGCCTCCCGCTCCGTCGAACTGGAGGACGTCGAGGCGGCCTACGACAAGTCCAAGTACGTCCACCTCTCCCGGCGCCTGCAGGAGCTCTCGGACTCCGAGAGCGCCCTGGTCGGCGTCGTCGCCGAGCACGAGGGCGAGACCGCCGGCGACATCTACGAGGCCTTCAACGACCGCACCGACCTCGGCTACACCCGCTACTCCGAGATCGTCAACAAGCTCGACCAGCTCGGCATCGTCGAGGCCACCTACACCGACGTCGACGGCCGCGGCCGGTCGCGGGAGCTGACGCTGCAGTACGACGCCGACGCCGTCCTCGATCGGCTGGCGGAGGAGTAG
- the cgi121 gene encoding KEOPS complex subunit Cgi121, whose protein sequence is MEVVEGIADVEDAVEHSSTSPRSQAHEDVDAFVERLGDVGDEHGVAVQAFDARYVVDRAHLERAVELADRAFEREDAIARDRAVEVLLYAAGRRQINRALEMGVGEGETPVVAVVHDSDGGGDESAAAAAVADLLAPAETLGDYDRATVMDFFDVSERELDAADADLADLVRERVALLTVEK, encoded by the coding sequence ATGGAGGTCGTCGAGGGAATCGCCGACGTCGAGGACGCCGTCGAACACAGTTCGACGAGCCCTCGTTCGCAGGCTCACGAGGACGTCGACGCCTTCGTCGAACGGCTCGGCGACGTCGGCGACGAGCACGGCGTCGCCGTGCAGGCGTTCGACGCCCGTTACGTCGTCGACCGGGCGCACCTGGAGCGAGCCGTCGAACTCGCCGACCGCGCCTTCGAGCGCGAGGACGCCATCGCCCGCGACCGCGCCGTCGAGGTCCTGCTGTACGCGGCCGGACGCCGGCAGATCAACCGCGCCCTCGAGATGGGCGTCGGCGAGGGCGAGACGCCGGTGGTCGCCGTGGTCCACGACTCCGACGGCGGGGGCGACGAATCGGCCGCCGCGGCGGCCGTCGCGGACCTCCTCGCACCCGCCGAGACGCTCGGCGACTACGACCGCGCGACAGTCATGGACTTCTTCGACGTCTCCGAGCGGGAACTCGACGCCGCCGACGCCGACCTCGCCGACCTCGTCCGGGAGCGCGTGGCGCTGCTGACGGTGGAGAAGTAG